The sequence tttccacatagccttagagcttaatccaagttcagcagccaccgctaatcaaatgccaaaagttcgggttcggatcgactcgagcatgctccaggttcgctcatctctaatggctagGGAGGGGATTATACAAGatgatcacaaaaaaaaaaaaaaaaacagatcagggAAGATATTTACCTGGTGCCTATAGGCCTGCCATCTTATTAGGTAGGATGTATAGGGTGAGCTGTCACAGCACAATATAGCCtacaggggttaaaaaaaaaaacataaacaggggcagattaactttaccataggccccgggctgttggccaagcttgcccccccccccacctcactgtaactatggcagcactgcgtggtgttcatagtacaggatagataatatcatgatgtcctgatttgcgcaaaattgtggtaaaaaagcagctattttttgcaaatcatggcaaatcagtctttttttaatggccatgggcccccttggagctcagggccccgggcttaTCGCTCCTTCACCGCTGACGTGGGTTTTCATACCCAGAGAGTGAGCAATgcataaggcagggttcacactactttttttgcaatcgttttttttttatctgtttattttaaaaaaggaaGGGAAATGTGGATGcattgatcagtttttctattgacttcaattattaaaacacacgtttttttttagcgtacacaaaaacatggtcgaccaaaTTTCTTTGAAAGATgtgttttgattagagatgagcaaaccttgagcatgcttgagtccatccgaacccgaacattcggcatttgattagcggtggctgctgaacttggataaagctctaaggttgtctggaaaacatggatacagccaatgactatatccatgttttccacatagccttagggctttatccaaattcagcagccaccactactcaaatggcgaaagttcgggtttggatggactaaagcatgctcgaggttcgctcatctctagttttgatccgtttttttttcataatggaatttaatggaaaaatggatcaaaacaaatgcacacaaatataTCTGGGgtttttttcatcaattttttgaaaaaaaaaaaaaaaaagattaaaaaaacggattgcaaaaacgtagtgtgaacccagcctaacaagaaAATAAACGGTTGATCCAGCAGCATTGTGGAAAAAAAATGCTTCCAGTTTATTCAGCAAGATAAAAACCAATTGGCAAAAAAGTTAAATTATGGCTGTCATATTAAGGTGATTAAGGCAAATTTTTAACTAAAAGGTTAATTTTGGAAAAGAGTATAGCACATTTAAATCAAACCTGTCACACCCTAATGGTAATTGAATCAGTGGCACCAAAACATCCATCTtgatttagggcccttttacacagaaagattatctgacagattatctgccaaagattttaagccaaagccagaaacagactataaacagagatcaggtcattaaggtaaggctgagatttcttctcttttcaaatccattcctggctttggcttcaaatctttggcagataatctgtcagataatcgttctatgtaaatggacccaaaacgactgtttacacggaacgatcgtcgaattttttgcgaacgacgaacaatgatttaagaacctgttaaaagatcaaaatgaacgatttctcgctcgtcgttcgatcgttcgctgtgttaacACATACAATTatagttcgaattcgatcgttatcgtgcaaatttgcgcgataatcgttctgtgtaaacccagcaaaaGGCTTCCATGGCATACCTTGCAAATGTGTCTTAATTTACATCGAAAAGCATTGGGTGGGCCCAGGGACTCTGTGATCTGAATGCACACCACACCAACTACCTCGCATTGATATCTGATGAGTGTGTAATCTGGGGAAGAAAATATTCTCCTgttgaaataaagtttttaatTCAGTGTCACAAATTGGTAGAGAATCTATTCAATCTAAAGTAAGGAAAAGAAGATATATTTCACGCTGTACCTTAGATCCCtctccggatagggccgattatcgctccatgtaataggacccatggacccatgtaataggacctctacctggagttcccctttaatggccgTCAAAATAACAATAgaacacattattattattattaaaaaaaaccctgaggTTTAACCAATTTAACCAAAgtctgctgccttggggtcatCTTTGATTCTAGCCTGTCTTTTCAATGCACATCTGGACCCTGTCCACCTTCTGCcaaccttcacctcaaaaacatttcccgaATCCACTCTTTTCTCAACCCTGACTCAACAAAACTGGAAGTACACGCTTCCATTAACTCTCGCTTGGACTCCTGTTACATCCTACTCTCCTTCCAtccaaggctacgttcacacatccgTTGTATTCAATCGCCCCATTCTCACGTCCGTATGTGTGTAAGGGGCTGTGATCGCTACACAAATGAAGCGccaatgtagtgctctgtgaagcacggagcactacggataCACATTAGTAGTGCGTGCCGCAGGGCCACGGTCAGGGACTGCACTACcgatgtgtaaatgtagccttagggccctattccactggatgattatcgttcagattatcgttaaatcgtttgaatctaaacgataattgttcgtttgaatagcagttaacgattaacgaccgaacgagaaatcgttgatcgtttaataagacctggacctatttttataatcgttcgtattgaataaaatgtcgttcagtcgttcactgtagtgacgaacgcaatagcgacgacaagacgaccaaaataacgatcataagtaacgattattgttccatgtaaatgggtgaacaattttaggtctttcacaatagcggccgtttggatcgtttatcgttaacgattatgcgaaagataatcgtcccgtggaataggtctCTTACATCCCTGCCTCCCTCCCGTCTATCCTTactctgctgcctgactaatccacctctcccctcttgCAATCCTTTCATTGGCCATTGCCCAACgaattcattttaaattgttgactgTCTGCGCCAAACTTTGACTAGCTGCCCCCTTAGTTACTATCTCCTTCCCCTTACCTTGTAAATTGGAAGACatcacaggcagggtcctctatccctatatACCAATCTACAATTTACCGTACTcatgtatagtgctctggaaccAAGGacgcttatggtgcgtttacacaaagagatttatctgacagattttttatgccaaagccaggaacagactataaactgggaacaggtcataaaagaaaggctaacatttttcctcttttcaaatccatttctggctttggcttcaaaaatgtcagataaatctctctatgtaaacgcacccttaaaaaatatataattaggCTTGTGTGAAGACAATTTAATTTTCCTGAGGTGAATTGAAGATGGAGATTGAGTCATGGACTTTATTATATTACTGAACGTGAATGGCCTTTTTAGCATGTGAGACGCTCATTGTTTACAATTGTTCTCAAAACAAAAGGTCTCTGATTGTTGTAGGTCCCTCCCCGACTGCTAAACAGGAGTGTGAGCAAAAGGTTGTTATCATGCAAATGGTGTGTGTAAATGAAGGTCTGTCTGCATGTGGTATGGGGGGCGTCCAATCAAAGTTTGCTTCATCAACAAGGTGAAACTGGGTGTCTCCAAGTAGGGCTGGAGCCAGCACATAGGTACAATAGACTCCATCCCAGATCAGAAGAGGGATCTTAGAGAAATTCAGCAAAGGAGAACTCACCTTGGACATTTACTTAAGGAGAAGATATTAGAAGCCTGAATGTGTGGAGCATTTATCTAAGGTAACTATATAATCATTGTATTGACTATGTTTAAGGATTTGTGTCATATATGTAGTacataatggaaaaaaaagtgtCTGTGGCCATGTTCCCTCAATGTAAAAGGGCAAAAACCAAGAGTCGTtgatcattaataataataattaataatggcaattgttttacaacaacggccaatatttgcccttattttttacattgtgggaacatagcctacattTGTAATTTTTGTTTATTATGGTATCTGCATCTGGAAATATAGCCGGGAAAAAGATGCGGAAGCAGCGCAATCCACTCCTAGGCTGCCTGCTCTGTCCGTCTAGGTAGTCTAATAGACTTCCATTGCCATGATGGCTATATGACAGGGGAGTGAACGGCACAGCAGCTGTGGTCTCTccccggctgtatctcctgatcacacctgctgtgatcaataacttttgacaaatCAAAAGTTAATTTTCTTGCCAGGTACTTAAGCAGTGAATGATATTTTCCTTGTATTTTGCTCAAATATTTCATACAGAGTTGCTAAATAGCAGTGGAATATGATGGGTCAAGTGTGTTCACTAGTTATGGCCTTTGTTCAGAAATGATccagtttaggctatgttcacacctttaTTTTCAAATGCAGTTATTTTGAGGCAAAATTATGGTCGTAATTTTTAAAATACAGCTGTCCAAAAATACGGCTTAAAAAAAAGAGCCCTAGGCTTACACAAATTAAAATGAAAGCATAATACCACCTATTTTTAAGGGtggtattttgcttttattttactgtgtttgttcagtattttggtcagtatttttttaaccaaaaccaggagtgggttaaaaacacagaaatattCACACAACATGTTGTTAATGCAAAATAACAGTCTTTGTTTGATAATGGCGGCCGTAAATAATGTTTACGAACAGTTATTAAAAAATAACGAACGTTACTTAGGCACAAAATAACAGCGTTCCAAAAAATGGCATTTAAAAAGCCCAAAAAAAAGACCCAGATGTGtcctttgtgttttcaacccactcctatttttggttgaaaaaatactgatcaaaagactgacagaaataataTCGtcttttcttgtccgtttataattttttatgacTTCCGTTATTTAGAGGATTGGCCACCCTAATGATCATGAGCTTTATTATCAGCCATCTATTTAAAGAGAGGGCCGCCTTTACCtaatatgttcccgaagtgggagcATAGCTTTTCTACAGAATTTTAGTGTGAATTTAGCCAAAAGCACACAAACTTCATCATGGAGGACAAAAGGGCTCACCTTTTAGAGATAAGTGGATCCCATATCTatcagacatttaaaggggttatccagggttaggacTTTTTTGTATAATGCCCtgctggagaacataataaacagcatctctatcttccagtacttatcagctgctgtaagtcctgcagcaagtggtgaattctttccagtgtgacagtgctccctgtccagggcagtaacaaatccccatagaaaacctctcctgctcttgacagtttctgccttggacagaggtggcagcagagagcactgtgtcagactggaaagaataaaccacttttgcaagacatacagcagctaagtatgggaaaacttgagatttttaaatagaagtaaattacaaatctttataactttctcaaaccagttgattttaaagaaaaatattttagccggagtacccctttaattgtatgggcatctttaggctatgttcccactacaagatttttttaagaaaagccGCCCATCTTTTCAtaatgacagctgcaaataatgttcatgatctttATTTGTGGACTTTTTGGGCTAAAATCCCATAGTAGGCCTTATACTAGAGTTATCTACCTACTGTGTTGACCCGacactaaaaggctatgttcacacaacatcttttttttttttttttttttttttttttttttaccactttgacGCTtaatggagatgagcgaacctcgaacccgatcgttcggcatttgattagcggtgactcctgaagttggataaagctctaaggttgtctggaaaacatggatacagccaatgactatatccatgatttccacatagccttagggctttatccaacttcagcagccaccgctaatcaaattccgaacaatcaggttcagatggactcgagcatgctcgaggtttgctcatctcttaacgcttaaggctatgttcagacatcatatttttttatttaatagctGTCTTTTTGGATATTGTACAAATAATGGCTTTTTTTGGCCTCGTCATAGCAGCCGTCAGACAGCCAaataaaagacagtgtgtgaacatagcctgtacagatcactttaaccccgtaaggacagagacaatttcgatttttgcattttcgtttttccctccttgtgtttaaaagtccatagcacttgcatttttccacctagaaacccacgttagcccttatttttttgtgtcactaattgtactttgcaatgacaggctgaatttttgcataaagtacactgcgaaaccagaaaaaaaattcaaagtgtggtgaaattgaaaaaaaaaaaaatgcatttcttttatttgggggaatgtgtttttacgccatttaccctggggtaaaactgacttgttatatatgttcctcaagtcgttacgattaaaatgaaaataacatgtataacttttcttgtatctgatgggcggtaaaaaattcaaaccattgttaacaaatatacgttccttaaaatcgctctattcccaggcttataacgcttttatcctttggtctatggggctgtatgaggtgtcattttttgcgccatgatgtgttctttctatcggtaccttgattgggcatatacgactttttgatcgctttttataaaaatttttttctggttttgaagcaaccaaaaatgcacaattttgcactttgggatttttttgcacttacgtcgtttaccgtgcgagatcaggaatgtgattaatagtttgggcgattacgcacgcggcaatagcaaacatgtttatttatttttatttataacctgggaaaaggggggtgattcagacttttattaggggagggggctttttattgataacaacactttactttatttttttacacatatactagaagcccccctgggggacttctagtatatacactttgatctctcattgagatctttgctgtatacttatacagcaaagatcaatgagattggcaatcgtttgctttcggctgctgcagccgaaaacaaacgagtgccgagcaggGGTCGGCGCCGTCTTGACAcaacacacggagatcgctcctccgggacaacgtcccggaggagcgatctcccccactagacaccagggaagtgctgcgtccggtaatcgaaggcagctgtcaactttgacagctgcctccgattaccttattagcgggcacggcgatcggacagtgcccTTTAATAGCCGGgttcccgggctacatgaggcacccggagaggtggggagatcaccaaaccacctatttatgttccaatactcgcaaccgagtgggacttaaggggctacgtatcagggtggtttggtgatctccccactgggaggtacccccttggcaataggcttccctcccctggagggatatctggctattcccgtgttttgagactcgtaactgagactccacggacccttcttttgcatatttaaatttatagggggcaatgcatcagtggagactctttagtgagtactccatctgattttttttgtcgctggtctccctgagttcagcgattgctgtgttttgttggtctatttttcattgcccctgttagccagaatcctactccacactgacgaggggtaactaccccgaaacgatcgtctgtggatggatgcctgccttggtaaacccttgtcatgtcgcaacactctccacagagttagactttgacgtataagggaccaccctggtatttccctatttatgttccaatactcgcaaccgagtgggacttaaggggctacgtatcagggtggtttggtgatctccccactgggaggtacccccttggcaataggcttccctcccctggagtgatatctggctattcccgtgttttgagactcgtaactgagactccacggacccttcttttgcctactcctgcttttggttgaaaaaagactgaccaaaatactaaacggaaatactatgtgtgaacatagcctacatcaGCCtccttcttatcaccacagatagaacagaagtctcagcttagtttcaaGCCTAGTGGTGGTAATGAAAATGCAAGGTTATTCAATATTTATGGtagtaaaatgggaaaaaaatttacagaaaattcttaaaaatatatgtttaatgtGCTTTTATTTCTTTGTAATATGTGGCCAGCATAAAGTGAACATACAATATGAGTCTAAAGAATATGGGATACTTTTGCTATGTGtctattggctatgttcacgtgACAGGATTTTACAGATCATAATCATTATAAATGGCCATCAATGATAAATAACATACATCTTTTTGACAGTCGTCCGCAATGACTGGCGCAAAATCCTGTCATGTTAACATAGCATCAGGCTGCTTTTTTCTTATAATTATTAGTATTGCTCAGTTAATTAAAGACCATTGCAATTTAACAGAATCAAAGTAAtctaacttaatttttttttttttttttaagtatcacTGTGGGCTTAAACTGAAGCACAAAGTACTTCACACATCCTAAGAGTCTTTTGTGACCTTCCTGGATATTCTCTCTATACTTCTGTAATGGCTTGTTCAATACGTTCACCAAAAATGAGTTGGTCCATCTTCTTTTTCCTTATGAACAGTTATGTtatctttttactattaacatatTACCATGGTGAGAGAGGATCTGTTTCTTCAAAGCAAAACTTTGCACTAAATTGTACAATCCCCCCTGAAGTAATCCTACCACAAAACTACTCAACAACAGCTCCACAAGAACAGTCCTCGTGGATTATCCTTCTTTGGACATGGCCTGCAGGACGTAATTTCTCCCTAAATCAATGTCCACCATCAATTGATTCATCTGGTTGCTTCTTTACTGTGGATCGTAGTATGTATTCAATGTCAGATGCTGTTGTTATTCATCACAGAGATGTATCTTGGTCCTTGTCTCTATTACCACCTACGCCAAGGCCTTCCAAACAGTTCTGGATTTGGTTTAACCTGGAGTCTCCATCAAATACCCAAAACCTAACCATGATGGACAATATCATAAACATGACCATGTCCTACAGGGTGGATTCTGATATCTTCTCTCCCTATGGTTGGCTGGAAAAGCGTGATGAAAAGGAGAACTTTACCATTCCTCAGAAGACCCGGTTGGTTGCTTGGGCAGTAAGTAACTGGAAAACACAACTCAGGAGATTCCAGTATTATGAGGAGTTAAAACCACACATCCAAATAGACATCTATGGAAAACAGCATTTGCCACTTCCAAAAAGTTATTCACAGCTTCGTACTTTCTCCCAATATAAATTCTACCTGTCTTTTGAGAATTCAATTCATGAAGACTATATAACGGAAAAACTCTGGTCCAATGCATTCCTTTCAGGGACTGTCCCAGTTGTAATGGGTCCTCCACGTAAAAATTATGAGCGTTTTATCCCACCCGATTCCTTCATTCATGTAGATGATTTTTCTAGTGCTCAAGAATTAGCCTCTTACCTTCTTAGCCTGGACGGAGATGATGAAAAATACGAGCAGTATTTTAACTGGCGTAATACCTATCAGCCAGTAAAAGACAGGAAAATGTGGATCACTGATTATTGTAAAGTATGTAAAACGCTTAAAGAAGCCCCATTGTATAGAACAATTCCAAGTATTGCTGAATGGTTCAAATAACTGATGCTCAAAGtttattgctatgttcacacaccatgggGGATATTTACGAAGCCTGTGTCCTTGGCATATACCAAGGAGAAGGTTCAGA is a genomic window of Dendropsophus ebraccatus isolate aDenEbr1 chromosome 4, aDenEbr1.pat, whole genome shotgun sequence containing:
- the LOC138789248 gene encoding 3-galactosyl-N-acetylglucosaminide 4-alpha-L-fucosyltransferase FUT3-like — protein: MSWSIFFFLMNSYVIFLLLTYYHGERGSVSSKQNFALNCTIPPEVILPQNYSTTAPQEQSSWIILLWTWPAGRNFSLNQCPPSIDSSGCFFTVDRSMYSMSDAVVIHHRDVSWSLSLLPPTPRPSKQFWIWFNLESPSNTQNLTMMDNIINMTMSYRVDSDIFSPYGWLEKRDEKENFTIPQKTRLVAWAVSNWKTQLRRFQYYEELKPHIQIDIYGKQHLPLPKSYSQLRTFSQYKFYLSFENSIHEDYITEKLWSNAFLSGTVPVVMGPPRKNYERFIPPDSFIHVDDFSSAQELASYLLSLDGDDEKYEQYFNWRNTYQPVKDRKMWITDYCKVCKTLKEAPLYRTIPSIAEWFK